The Candidatus Omnitrophota bacterium genome has a segment encoding these proteins:
- a CDS encoding glycosyltransferase family 4 protein, which translates to MKALHVTTHLNIGGVSKYVVSLAQALEKKGVECIVASGGGTMMKELERSGIRHIAVDLKTKFEFGPKVLRAIPAIAGIIREEDIDIVHAHTRVSQVASFFAARRAKIPYVSTCHGFFKKRIGRRLFDFWGKGVIAISPSVRDSLVKDFGVAPERVELIYSGIDIDRSSNVYSGAEIEGLKRVLGIKEGLPLIGTIGRVSPVKGHEFFVKAIAELRSRGRVVQGVIIGDGPDEDNIKTLARVLGVNDLLYLISARSDTAKYIAIMDIFVFPSVKEGLGLALLEAMAHAKPCISSDVGGISDIVRDGENGILFPAGDVKKLSDSIGMLLDDHAMGVRIGRAAGETVRGRFSIETMADKVRKFYGEMGGLNAVP; encoded by the coding sequence ATGAAAGCGCTGCATGTCACAACGCATCTGAACATAGGAGGCGTCTCCAAGTATGTCGTCTCCCTGGCGCAGGCGCTTGAGAAGAAAGGCGTGGAGTGCATCGTGGCATCCGGCGGCGGCACTATGATGAAAGAGCTGGAAAGGTCCGGCATCCGGCACATAGCCGTTGACCTGAAGACAAAATTCGAATTCGGTCCGAAGGTCTTACGCGCCATTCCTGCCATCGCCGGGATCATTCGGGAGGAGGATATAGATATAGTCCACGCTCATACCCGCGTTTCGCAGGTGGCCTCGTTCTTTGCCGCGCGGCGCGCGAAAATCCCGTATGTCAGCACATGCCACGGGTTCTTCAAGAAAAGGATCGGCAGGCGGTTATTCGATTTCTGGGGTAAGGGAGTGATCGCTATAAGCCCTTCGGTGCGCGATAGCCTCGTCAAAGATTTCGGGGTGGCCCCGGAGCGGGTAGAGCTCATATACAGCGGCATCGACATCGACAGGTCTTCAAACGTCTATTCAGGCGCGGAGATCGAGGGCCTGAAAAGGGTCCTGGGCATAAAGGAAGGGCTGCCGCTCATAGGGACCATAGGCAGGGTCTCTCCTGTCAAAGGCCACGAATTTTTTGTAAAAGCGATAGCGGAGTTGCGTTCGCGCGGCAGGGTCGTGCAGGGGGTCATAATAGGGGACGGGCCGGACGAGGATAATATAAAGACGCTTGCAAGGGTCCTCGGGGTAAACGATCTTTTGTATCTGATAAGCGCCAGGTCCGATACGGCGAAATATATCGCCATCATGGATATCTTCGTCTTCCCGTCCGTAAAGGAGGGACTTGGGCTTGCGCTTCTGGAGGCGATGGCCCACGCCAAGCCGTGCATATCCTCGGATGTGGGCGGGATATCGGATATAGTCAGGGACGGAGAGAACGGTATACTGTTCCCCGCAGGAGATGTGAAGAAGTTGTCCGATTCCATAGGCATGTTGCTGGACGACCATGCTATGGGTGTACGGATAGGCCGTGCGGCCGGAGAGACCGTGCGCGGGAGATTTTCTATCGAGACGATGGCCGACAAGGTCCGTAAATTTTACGGCGAAATGGGAGGCCTTAATGCGGTTCCGTAA
- a CDS encoding retropepsin-like aspartic protease codes for MTVSCIVGNAGADTVYFENGGSIEGIVTKEDEHNVEISVGFGTVTCGRTQIRKIERSSPEEAGRMQEEWTEKRKEMEKQEKEFREARERRFDEYEKWVKEERERKRYREEFGVREIEITQDITSRSILVDTVLNGKTGARLVLDTGASIVVLSNDMARRLGVDLSDRTKGMVELRLAGNRRIRAKMIILESVMVQHIEEKKVMAAILTEDTPDTGFGDGLLGMSFLNRFNLRIDLKNMKIFLEKLKREQA; via the coding sequence TTGACGGTATCGTGCATCGTCGGGAATGCGGGGGCGGACACGGTCTATTTCGAGAACGGCGGGTCGATCGAAGGGATAGTGACGAAAGAGGATGAGCATAATGTGGAGATAAGCGTCGGCTTCGGCACGGTTACGTGCGGGAGGACGCAGATAAGGAAGATAGAGAGGTCCTCGCCGGAAGAGGCCGGCCGTATGCAGGAAGAGTGGACAGAGAAACGTAAAGAGATGGAGAAACAGGAGAAGGAATTCCGGGAGGCAAGGGAGAGACGGTTCGATGAATATGAGAAATGGGTGAAGGAAGAGCGCGAGAGGAAAAGATACAGGGAAGAGTTCGGGGTCAGGGAGATCGAGATCACCCAGGATATAACATCCAGGAGCATCCTGGTAGATACCGTACTGAACGGCAAGACCGGCGCAAGGCTTGTCCTGGATACGGGCGCCTCCATAGTCGTATTGTCAAACGATATGGCCCGGCGGCTCGGCGTGGACCTCTCGGACCGGACTAAAGGGATGGTGGAATTACGCCTGGCCGGTAACCGGCGCATACGCGCGAAGATGATCATCCTTGAAAGCGTAATGGTCCAGCATATAGAGGAGAAGAAAGTCATGGCGGCCATCCTCACGGAGGATACGCCTGATACCGGTTTCGGGGACGGGCTTCTGGGCATGTCATTCCTGAACAGGTTCAACCTGAGGATAGATCTTAAGAACATGAAGATCTTCCTGGAAAAGTTAAAGAGGGAGCAGGCGTGA
- a CDS encoding polysaccharide deacetylase family protein, protein MRFRKRVIAGIGLFGIAVAVLANIFFASIWRLPILMYHSVGYTTDTSDRMTISPEIFEKQMKYLRDKRYNVVPIEEAVSLMNGEKRPPANTVAITFDDGYKNNYNYAYPILKKYGIPAAIFVVTGLVGEENFMDWDEVKEMSDSGIVDIESHTLSHKWLTGLGDADLERELTVSKDVLEARLGKKIRFLCYPMGGYDERVKQAARAAGYEAAFATKPKSISKSYDQYEIKRVRISPTANNLFVFRIKLSGYHAFFRVVQNDYKNVPYILWKK, encoded by the coding sequence ATGCGGTTCCGTAAACGAGTTATAGCAGGCATCGGGCTTTTCGGGATCGCCGTTGCCGTCCTGGCAAATATCTTCTTTGCCTCGATCTGGCGTTTGCCCATCCTTATGTACCATTCCGTCGGTTATACCACTGACACGAGCGACAGGATGACCATCTCCCCGGAGATCTTCGAAAAGCAGATGAAGTATCTCCGCGACAAGAGGTACAACGTCGTCCCCATCGAAGAGGCGGTATCCCTCATGAACGGAGAAAAAAGGCCGCCGGCAAATACCGTTGCCATCACATTCGATGACGGGTATAAAAATAATTACAACTACGCATATCCCATACTGAAGAAGTACGGCATACCTGCCGCCATATTCGTAGTGACCGGGCTGGTAGGCGAAGAGAATTTCATGGATTGGGATGAAGTGAAAGAGATGTCGGATTCGGGCATAGTCGATATAGAGAGCCATACCTTATCGCACAAGTGGCTTACCGGCCTCGGCGATGCCGACCTGGAGAGGGAGCTTACAGTGTCAAAGGATGTCCTTGAGGCGCGCCTCGGTAAAAAGATAAGATTTCTCTGCTACCCTATGGGCGGTTATGACGAGCGGGTGAAGCAAGCGGCGCGCGCGGCCGGTTATGAAGCGGCATTCGCTACGAAGCCGAAGAGCATATCTAAATCCTATGACCAGTATGAGATAAAGAGGGTGAGGATATCGCCGACGGCCAATAACCTTTTTGTCTTCCGGATAAAGCTTTCGGGTTATCACGCCTTCTTCAGGGTGGTGCAGAACGATTATAAGAACGTGCCCTATATATTATGGAAAAAGTAA
- the waaF gene encoding lipopolysaccharide heptosyltransferase II codes for MEKVKKILIVNVNWVGDVIFSTPFIRAVREACPDSHIACLIHPRCAEVLEGNPRLNEIIIYDEEGIHRSLPGKLRLISSLRAAHFDTAFILHRSVTKAVMTMLAGVRERVGYAAKRRSAFLTKVVDEPAEETHKVEYFLNIARASGIAARDNSYEFFISDADRSFIKDLLRQKGVADKDLLVVMCPGGNWGPKRWPKENFARLADLLIDKYGVKVALAGATKDIVLAEEISEMVKHDIIITCGGTTLKGLGALLERADLVVANDTGPMHTAVAMKTKVIALFGPTSPGITGPYGKGNYRVISRHEGCDIPCYDLSCTDNRCMAAILVEDVLREAESMLAGS; via the coding sequence ATGGAAAAAGTAAAAAAAATACTGATCGTAAACGTCAACTGGGTCGGTGACGTGATATTCTCAACCCCTTTCATAAGGGCCGTGCGCGAGGCCTGCCCGGACAGCCATATCGCATGTCTCATTCACCCGAGGTGCGCCGAGGTGCTGGAGGGCAACCCCAGGCTGAACGAGATAATCATATACGATGAAGAGGGGATCCACAGGAGCCTTCCGGGCAAGCTCAGGCTTATATCTTCGCTGCGCGCCGCCCATTTTGACACGGCGTTCATACTGCACAGGTCCGTCACGAAGGCCGTGATGACCATGCTTGCCGGAGTCCGCGAAAGGGTGGGTTATGCCGCGAAACGCCGGTCCGCCTTCCTCACTAAGGTGGTGGACGAGCCCGCGGAGGAAACACATAAGGTCGAATATTTTCTTAATATAGCAAGGGCATCCGGCATAGCGGCGCGGGACAACTCCTACGAATTCTTCATAAGCGATGCCGACAGAAGTTTCATTAAAGACCTGCTGAGGCAGAAAGGCGTGGCAGATAAAGATCTCCTTGTGGTGATGTGCCCGGGAGGGAACTGGGGGCCGAAACGCTGGCCTAAAGAGAATTTTGCACGGCTGGCCGATCTGTTGATAGATAAATATGGTGTAAAGGTCGCTCTTGCCGGCGCTACCAAGGATATAGTCCTTGCCGAAGAGATAAGCGAAATGGTAAAGCATGATATCATAATAACGTGCGGGGGGACTACCCTGAAGGGCCTCGGCGCGCTGCTGGAGCGCGCGGACCTTGTAGTGGCGAACGATACAGGGCCCATGCATACGGCTGTGGCCATGAAGACGAAGGTCATAGCGCTCTTCGGTCCGACATCCCCCGGGATAACGGGGCCTTACGGAAAGGGGAACTACCGCGTGATCTCGCGCCACGAAGGATGCGATATCCCATGCTATGACCTTTCGTGTACGGACAACCGCTGTATGGCCGCGATCCTCGTCGAGGACGTGTTGCGCGAGGCGGAAAGCATGCTGGCTGGGAGTTAG
- the ychF gene encoding redox-regulated ATPase YchF, translating to MKIGIIGLPQVGKKTLFELLTDHTLSEKELVSNKPIKGVAEIKDARFDRLVGMYKPKKSVRARIDIELLPKLEKETIAKGDIFADINELDAVCHIVRAFRDDSVYHASGSVDPKRDIDAINAELILHDLLFLEKRLERIDQKIKQIKDEASIKEREILIKMKTHLDKELPLRLLDLSQDELKAISSYPLITRKEMLVVLNVSEDDLAKADLLEPLKEAYRQVRIGMMQVSAKVEREISKLESAEERKEFLGSLGIEEPAVNLLTRLLITTLRLISFFTVGEDEVRQWNIRSGSTAPEGAGAIHTDLQKGFIRAEVIKYGDLEALGSEEKVKEAGKFYLKGKDYVVEDGDILTIRFSV from the coding sequence TTGAAGATAGGCATAATAGGATTGCCGCAGGTTGGGAAGAAGACCTTATTCGAGCTCCTGACCGACCATACGTTGTCTGAAAAGGAGCTCGTCTCCAACAAACCGATAAAGGGGGTCGCCGAAATAAAAGATGCGCGTTTTGACCGCCTGGTCGGCATGTATAAGCCGAAGAAGTCGGTGAGGGCAAGGATAGATATAGAGCTTCTCCCCAAGCTTGAAAAGGAGACGATCGCAAAAGGGGACATATTCGCGGACATAAACGAGCTCGATGCAGTATGCCACATCGTGCGGGCATTCCGGGACGATTCCGTATACCATGCGAGCGGGTCCGTCGACCCGAAGCGCGATATAGACGCCATCAACGCAGAGCTTATACTCCACGATCTCCTCTTCCTGGAGAAGCGCCTGGAGAGGATAGACCAGAAGATCAAGCAGATAAAGGACGAGGCGTCCATAAAAGAGAGAGAGATCCTTATCAAGATGAAGACGCACCTCGACAAAGAGCTGCCGCTCCGCCTGCTGGACCTCTCCCAGGACGAGCTCAAGGCGATATCCAGCTATCCCCTCATAACGCGCAAAGAGATGCTCGTGGTGTTGAACGTCTCCGAGGACGATCTTGCCAAAGCCGATCTCCTGGAGCCCTTAAAAGAGGCGTACCGGCAGGTGAGGATAGGGATGATGCAGGTGTCGGCGAAGGTCGAGCGCGAGATCTCGAAGCTTGAATCGGCAGAAGAACGCAAAGAGTTCCTGGGGTCGCTCGGCATAGAAGAGCCTGCGGTGAACCTGCTTACGCGTCTTCTGATCACGACGCTTCGCCTCATATCGTTCTTTACGGTAGGCGAGGACGAGGTGAGACAGTGGAATATACGCTCCGGCTCGACCGCGCCCGAGGGGGCCGGAGCCATCCATACCGACCTTCAGAAGGGGTTCATACGCGCCGAGGTGATCAAGTACGGCGACCTTGAGGCGCTGGGGAGCGAAGAGAAGGTGAAAGAGGCCGGTAAATTTTACCTGAAGGGCAAGGACTATGTCGTGGAGGACGGAGACATCCTGACCATACGGTTCAGCGTATGA
- a CDS encoding glycosyltransferase family 9 protein, producing MVIDRSKVNRILVITLSNVGDIILTTPVIQRLKKEFPGARLDLMVGPRGKEIFERDPAIFKLLIYDKHMSIAAKRRLQLKLKRLHYDFVVDLRNTIFPLLIGPKYRTGTIQRFPKEIVRKSQRHLYRLEPFGMGYLDEPSYIHIPEDEDERVLAMLKESKIGDPVVVINPGAKSHLKRWRGEGFARVAERLMEECGTEVVFVGAGEDALIVDAVMRKMGRRAHNFVGRTNIRQLAALLKRARLLITNDSAPLHLACAVGTKTLALFGPTDPKKYGPTGEFDIVINKKLVCSPCESAVCRNNLECMALITPEEVFETAKEMLEGYE from the coding sequence ATGGTAATAGATAGATCCAAGGTCAACAGGATACTTGTAATAACGCTCAGCAACGTGGGGGATATAATACTCACGACGCCCGTCATACAGCGGCTTAAGAAAGAGTTCCCCGGGGCGCGGCTGGACCTGATGGTCGGCCCGCGCGGGAAGGAGATCTTCGAACGTGACCCGGCGATATTTAAACTGCTGATCTATGACAAGCATATGTCCATCGCCGCGAAGCGGCGGCTTCAGCTGAAGTTGAAGCGCCTGCATTATGATTTCGTAGTAGACCTGCGGAATACGATATTCCCGTTATTGATAGGCCCTAAGTACCGCACAGGCACCATACAGAGATTCCCTAAAGAGATAGTGCGCAAGAGCCAGCGGCACCTGTACAGGCTGGAACCGTTCGGGATGGGTTACCTTGATGAGCCTTCATATATACATATACCGGAGGATGAAGATGAACGTGTCCTCGCCATGCTGAAGGAGAGTAAGATAGGCGATCCTGTGGTTGTCATAAACCCGGGGGCAAAGAGCCATTTAAAGAGGTGGCGGGGAGAGGGGTTCGCAAGGGTCGCCGAACGGCTTATGGAGGAATGCGGCACGGAAGTGGTCTTCGTAGGCGCCGGAGAGGATGCCCTGATAGTGGATGCCGTCATGAGAAAGATGGGCAGGAGGGCGCATAACTTTGTGGGCAGGACCAATATCCGCCAGCTTGCCGCTCTCCTGAAGAGGGCGCGTCTCCTCATCACCAATGACAGCGCCCCCCTACACCTGGCTTGCGCCGTCGGCACCAAGACCCTGGCATTATTCGGCCCTACGGACCCGAAAAAGTACGGTCCGACGGGGGAATTCGATATCGTAATAAATAAGAAGCTCGTCTGTTCGCCGTGCGAGAGCGCTGTGTGCAGGAATAATCTGGAATGTATGGCGTTGATCACCCCGGAAGAGGTCTTCGAGACGGCGAAGGAGATGCTGGAGGGATATGAATAG
- the waaF gene encoding lipopolysaccharide heptosyltransferase II, which translates to MNSHQSPVTSHQLKKPSYNKILIIRLDRIGDVVLSTPAMRAIREAYPASHIACMVRPHAADIVMGSPYIDEVLIYDKDGAHKGLRGTLSFAGALRRSRFDAAVILHPTGRTHIIAFLAGIPERIGYDKKWGFLLTKRLPHLKQLGMKHESEYTLDIVRHMGIEPKDLSLYMPLSPESEKKIDSIFAGNGIRREDTVIVLNPGASCPSKRWPCKNFAQLGEVLCDRFRAKIVVAGGKGDVETGKGVAGSMKAGVLDLSGKTTVADLASIFRRSKLLISNDSGPVHIACAVGTPVVAIFGRNDRGLSPVRWGPSGKGDIVLHKDVGCGVCLAHNCKIGFKCLEAVTVEEVVAAAGKILKIDNAK; encoded by the coding sequence ATGAATAGTCACCAGTCACCAGTCACCAGTCACCAGTTAAAAAAGCCGTCCTATAATAAAATTCTGATAATACGGCTGGACCGGATAGGGGATGTGGTGTTGTCTACGCCGGCTATGCGGGCGATAAGAGAAGCGTATCCGGCCAGCCATATCGCATGTATGGTAAGGCCTCACGCCGCAGATATAGTCATGGGCAGCCCCTATATAGACGAGGTCCTTATATATGATAAAGACGGCGCCCACAAAGGTCTCCGGGGGACATTGAGTTTCGCGGGCGCCTTACGCCGCTCCAGGTTCGATGCCGCTGTCATATTGCATCCCACCGGGAGGACGCACATCATCGCCTTCCTGGCCGGGATACCCGAAAGGATAGGGTACGATAAGAAATGGGGTTTTTTGCTCACCAAGAGGCTGCCGCATCTTAAGCAGCTTGGGATGAAACACGAGAGCGAATATACGCTCGATATAGTGCGCCATATGGGCATAGAGCCCAAAGACCTCTCGTTGTACATGCCGCTTTCGCCTGAGAGCGAGAAGAAGATAGATTCCATATTTGCCGGGAACGGCATAAGAAGAGAAGATACGGTGATCGTGTTGAACCCGGGCGCCAGCTGTCCGTCAAAGAGATGGCCCTGTAAGAATTTCGCGCAGCTCGGAGAGGTCCTGTGCGATAGGTTCAGGGCAAAGATAGTGGTGGCGGGCGGAAAGGGAGACGTGGAGACGGGCAAAGGAGTGGCAGGTTCCATGAAAGCGGGAGTTCTGGACCTTTCGGGAAAGACGACGGTGGCGGACCTGGCGAGCATCTTCCGGCGCTCAAAGCTGCTCATATCGAACGACTCCGGCCCGGTCCATATCGCCTGTGCGGTCGGGACGCCCGTCGTCGCGATATTCGGAAGGAACGACAGGGGGCTGTCGCCGGTAAGATGGGGACCGTCCGGCAAGGGTGATATCGTGCTGCATAAGGACGTCGGCTGCGGCGTCTGCCTTGCGCACAACTGTAAGATCGGCTTCAAATGCCTCGAAGCGGTCACCGTCGAGGAAGTTGTTGCGGCGGCAGGGAAAATATTGAAAATAGATAATGCCAAATGA
- a CDS encoding YdcF family protein: MKDFAVRIAVFALIAAALVASRHAWLPLPATFLAVRDNVQKADCIVPLNGDMEPRFRKASELYREGYSKRIVISLLPEEESLTEEWNFRTSILAMKKVPEKEFIEAVFAHFGVPAADILVTGRDVTSTYEEAVAVKKVMEEMGLKSLIVVTNGYHMRRALMTFGLVFRGTGIKIYNFDAGGHEYDPHRWWRKEVDVKMVFQEYLSIPYNLFYHFILNRSRTSFDSY; this comes from the coding sequence GTGAAGGACTTTGCGGTAAGGATAGCTGTCTTCGCTCTCATTGCGGCAGCGCTCGTCGCAAGCCGCCATGCGTGGCTCCCCCTGCCGGCAACGTTCCTTGCGGTAAGAGACAACGTTCAGAAGGCCGATTGTATAGTGCCCCTTAACGGCGACATGGAGCCGAGATTCAGGAAGGCGTCGGAACTTTACAGGGAAGGGTATTCAAAAAGGATAGTCATATCCCTGCTGCCGGAAGAGGAGAGCTTGACCGAGGAATGGAATTTCCGGACCAGCATACTGGCGATGAAGAAGGTGCCGGAAAAGGAATTCATAGAAGCCGTATTCGCGCACTTCGGGGTCCCTGCGGCGGACATCCTCGTCACGGGTAGGGACGTGACGTCTACATACGAAGAGGCCGTCGCCGTAAAGAAGGTTATGGAAGAGATGGGCCTCAAGTCGCTCATAGTGGTCACGAACGGTTATCATATGAGGCGTGCGCTCATGACGTTCGGCCTCGTCTTCAGGGGGACGGGTATAAAGATATATAACTTCGATGCCGGCGGGCATGAATATGATCCGCATAGATGGTGGCGTAAAGAGGTGGATGTGAAGATGGTATTCCAGGAATATCTGTCTATCCCGTATAATCTCTTTTATCATTTCATACTCAACAGGTCGAGGACATCGTTCGATTCGTACTAG
- the kdsB gene encoding 3-deoxy-manno-octulosonate cytidylyltransferase, which translates to MKAIGVIPARWGATRFQGKVLAELLGKPVVQHVWENAKKAKTLDSLVVACDDERIMKVVESFGGKAIYTSPAQPSGTDRLAEVVNPLDVDIAVNIQGDEPLVKPIMIDNLVMALESEKVAQMATVIKKIDDESELTNSNVVKAVIDKNGYALYFSRYAIPYNRTNEEDRKKRPVYYKHIGLYAFTKDFLFTFRNLPESSLEKAEKLEQLRVLEYGYKIKTVETKFDTIGVDTPDDLIRVKEMILREKSGE; encoded by the coding sequence ATGAAAGCGATAGGTGTCATACCGGCCAGGTGGGGCGCGACAAGGTTTCAGGGCAAGGTCCTCGCGGAGCTCCTGGGGAAACCGGTGGTCCAGCATGTGTGGGAGAACGCGAAAAAGGCGAAGACGCTCGACTCGCTGGTCGTCGCCTGTGACGACGAACGTATTATGAAGGTGGTGGAGTCCTTTGGCGGCAAGGCGATCTACACGTCTCCTGCCCAGCCGTCGGGCACCGACCGGCTCGCAGAGGTGGTCAACCCCCTCGATGTCGATATCGCCGTCAATATCCAGGGAGATGAGCCGCTCGTGAAGCCCATAATGATAGATAACCTCGTCATGGCCCTGGAGAGCGAAAAGGTGGCCCAGATGGCGACGGTGATAAAGAAGATAGACGACGAAAGCGAGCTTACCAATTCCAACGTGGTCAAGGCCGTCATAGACAAGAATGGATACGCGCTGTACTTTTCAAGATACGCCATCCCGTATAACCGGACGAACGAGGAAGACAGGAAGAAGAGGCCGGTATATTATAAGCATATAGGCCTGTACGCGTTCACCAAAGATTTCCTGTTCACGTTCAGGAACCTGCCGGAGTCGTCTCTTGAGAAGGCCGAAAAGCTCGAACAGCTGAGGGTCCTGGAGTACGGTTATAAGATAAAGACGGTCGAGACGAAGTTCGATACCATAGGTGTAGACACGCCGGACGATCTCATACGTGTCAAGGAGATGATCCTGCGGGAAAAGTCAGGCGAATAA
- the rfaE1 gene encoding D-glycero-beta-D-manno-heptose-7-phosphate kinase, whose protein sequence is MKRLDLNSVKKVISNFKDANVLVIGDLILDEFIWGDVSRISPEAPVPVVWVRNESFMPGGASNVANNLRSLGANVHVAGVVGDDERGAILRGELEQRGVNVRGVFTDGSRPTTLKTRVVAHHQQVVRIDKENIEPLDDRMVSRMINYVEETIDRLDAVIIEDYGKGVITPRLLKRIVPLAKARKKIIAVDPKEEHFRYYRGISLITPNNHEAARAVGFEIKDKATLRRAGAALINKIGCKIALITLGEDGMAVFQKSKEMEQIPTVAQEVFDVSGAGDTVIASYTLSLVSGADAIQAAHIANCAAGIVVGKVGIAVVTSAELIERIKRELER, encoded by the coding sequence ATGAAGAGACTCGATCTTAACAGTGTCAAAAAGGTCATAAGCAACTTCAAGGACGCGAATGTCCTGGTCATAGGGGACCTCATCCTGGACGAATTCATCTGGGGGGATGTCTCGCGCATATCGCCCGAGGCGCCGGTCCCGGTGGTCTGGGTCAGGAACGAAAGTTTCATGCCGGGCGGAGCATCCAACGTCGCCAATAACCTGCGGTCGCTGGGCGCCAATGTCCATGTAGCGGGGGTGGTTGGGGATGACGAGCGCGGCGCGATCCTCAGGGGGGAGCTTGAACAGAGGGGTGTCAACGTGAGGGGCGTATTCACCGACGGGTCGCGGCCGACCACCCTGAAGACGCGCGTCGTGGCCCACCACCAGCAGGTGGTCAGGATAGATAAAGAGAATATCGAACCGCTCGATGACCGAATGGTCTCCAGGATGATAAATTATGTCGAAGAGACGATAGACCGCCTGGACGCCGTCATAATAGAGGATTACGGCAAGGGTGTAATAACGCCCAGGCTCCTGAAGAGGATAGTGCCGCTTGCGAAGGCGCGCAAAAAGATCATCGCCGTCGATCCCAAAGAGGAGCACTTCAGGTACTATCGCGGCATAAGTCTCATAACACCCAATAACCACGAAGCGGCCAGGGCGGTAGGGTTCGAGATAAAGGATAAGGCGACGCTGCGCAGGGCCGGTGCGGCGCTCATCAATAAGATAGGCTGTAAGATCGCGCTCATAACTCTCGGTGAGGACGGGATGGCCGTCTTCCAGAAGTCGAAAGAGATGGAACAGATACCGACCGTCGCGCAGGAGGTCTTCGATGTGTCGGGCGCCGGCGATACGGTCATAGCCAGCTATACGCTGTCGCTGGTCTCCGGGGCGGATGCGATACAGGCGGCCCACATAGCGAACTGCGCTGCCGGGATAGTCGTCGGTAAAGTGGGGATAGCGGTAGTCACGTCCGCGGAACTGATAGAACGCATAAAGAGGGAGTTGGAGAGATGA